The genomic interval GTCTCCAACTGTGACAGCGCGAGGGGAAGAAGTAAATCTGCCCATCCGTGTCTATGATACGAGTGGTCCCTATACAGATCCACAAGTGAAGATTGATATTGAAAAAGGTCTATCATCTGTACGGAGCGAATGGATTCGTAATCGTGAGGATACCGAGGAATATATCGGGCGTGAAATAAAGCCTGAGGACAATGGCTATAAAAATATCAATCAAGGAAAAGAATTTGTCTTTCCTGGATTAAAAAGAAAGCCGCTTCGTGCAAAAAAAGGGAAAAATGTAACGCAAATGCATTATGCCCGTCAAGGAATCATTACACCTGAAATGGAATATATCGCATTGCGAGAAAATATGGACCCAGAATTTGTTCGTAAAGAAGTAGCGGAAGGGCGAGCGATTATTCCAGCTAATATTAATCATCCAGAAAGTGAACCAATGATTATTGGACGTAATTTTTTAGTGAAAATTAATGCTAATATCGGTAATTCTGCAGTAACTTCGTCAATCGATGAAGAAGTGGAAAAAATGACGTGGGCTATTCGTTGGGGAGCAGACACGATGATGGATCTTTCTACAGGGAAAAACATTCATACAACGCGAGAGTGGATTATTCGCAATTGTCCGGTTCCAGTTGGGACGGTTCCGATTTATCAAGCGCTTGAAAAAGTGAATGGTATTGCCGAAGATTTAACATGGGAAGTGTTCCGGGATACGTTAATTGAACAAGCGGAACAAGGGGTGGATTACTTTACGATTCATGCGGGAGTACGTCTGCCATATATCCCACTAACAGCAAAGAGAACAACAGGCATTGTATCTCGCGGGGGATCGATTATGGCCCAATGGTGTTTAGCGCATCATCAAGAAAACTTCCTATACACACATTTTGAAGAAATATGTGAAATTATGAAAGCGTACGATGTTTCCTTTTCATTAGGAGATGGGCTTCGTCCAGGTTCGATTGCCGATGCGAATGATGATGCTCAATTTGCGGAGCTTGAAACGCTTGGTGAATTAACGAAAATTGCTTGGAAACATGATGTACAAGTGATGATTGAAGGACCAGGTCATGTACCGATGCATAAAATTAAAGAAAATATGGATAAGCAATTAGATATTTGTATGGAAGCGCCGTTCTATACGCTTGGACCATTAACGACTGATATTGCACCAGGCTATGACCATATTACGTCAGCCATTGGCGCAGCGATGATTGCTTCATACGGAACAGCCATGCTTTGCTATGTAACACCGAAAGAACATTTAGGCTTGCCAAATAAAGACGATGTGCGCGATGGGGTAATTACGTATAAAATTGCCGCTCATGCAGCGGATCTTGCCAAAGGACATCCTGGAGCAGAACTTCGTGATAACGCTCTTTCAAAAGCACGATTTGAATTCCGTTGGCGTGATCAATTTAACTTATCACTTGATCCGGAGCGAGCAATGGAATACCATGATGAAACGCTGCCAGCAGAAGGAGCTAAAACCGCTCATTTCTGTTCAATGTGCGGCCCAAAATTTTGCAGCATGAAGATTTCTCATAATATTCGTGATATGGAAATGGATAAAGCGCTAGAAGAGAAAGCGGAGGAATTCCGTCAGAGTGGTTCAAAGATTTATCAATAATAGCATCAGCAAGCTTCTTTCTTTTGAAGGAAGCTTGTTTTTATAATGAATAGTTTCATAGATTTGGAGCACTTTGTCGATTCTATAAAAAATCAGCTTGGTTCTTTCTTCCTGTGA from Peribacillus asahii carries:
- the thiC gene encoding phosphomethylpyrimidine synthase ThiC, which codes for MMSEQKNVVMTSFPASKKVFVEGSQPSIRVPFREIEQSPTVTARGEEVNLPIRVYDTSGPYTDPQVKIDIEKGLSSVRSEWIRNREDTEEYIGREIKPEDNGYKNINQGKEFVFPGLKRKPLRAKKGKNVTQMHYARQGIITPEMEYIALRENMDPEFVRKEVAEGRAIIPANINHPESEPMIIGRNFLVKINANIGNSAVTSSIDEEVEKMTWAIRWGADTMMDLSTGKNIHTTREWIIRNCPVPVGTVPIYQALEKVNGIAEDLTWEVFRDTLIEQAEQGVDYFTIHAGVRLPYIPLTAKRTTGIVSRGGSIMAQWCLAHHQENFLYTHFEEICEIMKAYDVSFSLGDGLRPGSIADANDDAQFAELETLGELTKIAWKHDVQVMIEGPGHVPMHKIKENMDKQLDICMEAPFYTLGPLTTDIAPGYDHITSAIGAAMIASYGTAMLCYVTPKEHLGLPNKDDVRDGVITYKIAAHAADLAKGHPGAELRDNALSKARFEFRWRDQFNLSLDPERAMEYHDETLPAEGAKTAHFCSMCGPKFCSMKISHNIRDMEMDKALEEKAEEFRQSGSKIYQ